In Rhizobium jaguaris, a single window of DNA contains:
- a CDS encoding SDR family NAD(P)-dependent oxidoreductase gives MNNPMDLSGRKFLITGAAGGNGSATCRYLASLGATIVAADRDVSVEKTCDDIRAAGGTAEAVTFNVTDKSSVEAAAAKVAERFGALDGIFANAGMSYERTALDHSEADWRTVMSVNLDGVFWTVQAFGRPMIEAGRGAVVMTASIAGVKAVRPELHVGYDVSKAGVAHMCRVLAAEWARFGVRVNAVGPGYTDTVMLAEVGRAQPAVMQKWLDDTPINRLIKPDEIASAVAFLLSDAASGITGQLLMVDGGYSIA, from the coding sequence ATGAACAACCCGATGGATCTCAGCGGGCGAAAATTTCTGATCACCGGCGCGGCCGGTGGTAACGGCAGCGCCACCTGCCGTTACCTGGCCTCGCTCGGAGCAACGATCGTTGCAGCAGATCGCGATGTCTCGGTGGAGAAGACCTGCGACGACATTCGTGCGGCGGGAGGCACGGCGGAAGCCGTTACCTTTAATGTCACCGACAAGAGTTCAGTCGAGGCAGCGGCGGCAAAGGTGGCCGAGCGCTTCGGTGCTTTAGACGGCATCTTCGCCAATGCCGGCATGTCGTACGAGCGCACGGCGCTGGATCATAGTGAAGCGGACTGGCGCACCGTCATGTCCGTCAATCTCGACGGCGTCTTCTGGACTGTCCAGGCATTTGGAAGACCCATGATCGAGGCCGGGCGAGGGGCCGTCGTGATGACGGCGTCGATTGCCGGGGTCAAAGCGGTTCGGCCGGAGCTCCATGTCGGCTACGACGTGTCTAAAGCTGGTGTCGCTCACATGTGCCGGGTCCTGGCGGCCGAGTGGGCAAGATTCGGCGTGCGCGTCAACGCCGTCGGACCTGGCTACACCGACACCGTCATGCTGGCGGAAGTCGGCCGTGCTCAACCCGCCGTCATGCAGAAATGGCTGGATGACACTCCGATCAACCGCTTGATCAAACCCGACGAGATCGCCTCCGCGGTCGCATTTCTACTCTCCGACGCGGCGAGCGGTATCACCGGCCAACTGCTGATGGTCGATGGCGGCTACTCCATCGCCTGA
- a CDS encoding ABC transporter permease: MGNALDSTLIAAFRGSRSTMLRGLGPLLVLIALVAISAIIAPGVIEADSLVSFLSDAAPIIALVIGGTLPILAGSIDLSVAGVASLTGVLVVVLNPIFGPWTSIVVILIAMTFGATQGFLHSWLQLPSFIVTLGTLSMLSGLALLLSNATAEPIPDNDLFVTYLSDSTADIPNTVIALIVIIAVLASLLRYLRLGRDIYALGTGERAAIMSAVNVVAVRTIVFAISAGCAAVAGLFLISITAFSSPTLAGNLLLLSIVGVVLGGTAISGGVGGLFPAVVGGLITSWLRIVTVIIGVQPTAQNIVFGLTALVAVALTTDRSKLGIIK; encoded by the coding sequence ATGGGCAACGCACTGGACAGCACATTGATCGCCGCCTTTCGGGGCTCTCGATCGACCATGTTGCGAGGGCTTGGTCCCTTGCTCGTGCTAATCGCGCTCGTGGCGATCAGCGCCATCATAGCTCCCGGGGTGATCGAGGCGGACTCGCTCGTCAGCTTTCTGTCGGATGCGGCGCCGATCATAGCGCTGGTCATCGGCGGAACGCTCCCCATTCTGGCCGGTAGCATCGACCTCTCTGTCGCGGGCGTCGCGTCGCTGACGGGAGTTCTCGTCGTCGTCCTCAATCCGATCTTCGGCCCGTGGACGTCAATTGTCGTCATCCTCATCGCCATGACGTTCGGCGCGACACAGGGCTTTTTGCATTCATGGCTGCAACTGCCGTCCTTCATCGTCACGCTCGGCACGCTCAGCATGCTTTCGGGCCTTGCGCTCCTGCTATCGAACGCCACGGCGGAGCCCATTCCCGACAACGACCTCTTCGTGACCTATCTTTCCGACAGCACCGCCGATATCCCCAATACCGTCATAGCGCTCATTGTCATTATCGCGGTGCTGGCAAGCCTGCTTCGCTATCTTCGGCTTGGACGCGATATCTATGCGCTTGGGACGGGTGAGAGAGCCGCCATCATGTCCGCCGTCAACGTCGTCGCCGTGCGGACCATCGTCTTTGCAATTTCGGCAGGTTGCGCAGCGGTCGCAGGCCTCTTCCTGATCTCGATCACGGCGTTCAGCTCGCCGACACTCGCCGGCAATTTGCTCCTGCTGTCGATCGTCGGCGTGGTCCTTGGCGGCACGGCGATCTCCGGTGGCGTGGGCGGCCTCTTCCCGGCCGTCGTGGGAGGGCTGATTACGTCGTGGCTGCGCATTGTGACCGTTATCATCGGTGTCCAGCCGACGGCGCAAAACATCGTCTTCGGCCTGACGGCGTTGGTGGCGGTCGCGCTAACCACGGACCGGAGCAAGCTCGGCATCATCAAGTAA
- a CDS encoding YciI family protein: MFYAVHCVDHEGAVEKRLANYDAHKAYLSTGKTKTVISGPLLADDNETMIGSLFVFEADTKEEIVAFNKADPFTKAGVWKTVNIHPFNKRVDNR, encoded by the coding sequence ATGTTTTACGCTGTTCACTGCGTTGACCACGAGGGTGCCGTCGAAAAGCGGCTCGCCAATTACGACGCCCACAAGGCCTATCTTTCGACAGGCAAGACCAAGACCGTGATCTCCGGCCCGCTTCTTGCGGACGACAACGAAACGATGATCGGCTCCCTCTTTGTTTTCGAGGCCGACACCAAGGAAGAGATCGTCGCCTTCAACAAGGCCGATCCTTTCACTAAGGCCGGTGTTTGGAAAACCGTCAACATCCACCCCTTCAACAAACGGGTAGACAATCGATGA
- a CDS encoding NAD(P)-dependent oxidoreductase, translating to MIETLRVGWAGIGKMGAPMSRRVLENGYPLTVYEPLPENRASVVAQGANVAHALEDLVEASDVVMLTIPNDAVLRQLTLAPSALVELLKPGQILVEMSTVSPELSAEVAEALGRKGVAYLRAPVSGSTITASSGMLSVMVSGPEDAYRKIEPILASFSSKRFYLGEGEEARYLKLVLNALVGATAALLGEALTLGLKGNLSVETMLNVICESAVASPLIAYKRDLLVNRNFDPAFSVSQMMKDFDLILGAAKSDHVPMYLASMIRQQYEAAFADGLAEKDFFVLFEQYERLAGMAREKTAAPQTLKAI from the coding sequence ATGATTGAGACGTTGAGAGTGGGATGGGCCGGCATCGGAAAGATGGGCGCGCCGATGAGCAGGCGCGTCCTTGAAAACGGATATCCGCTGACCGTCTATGAGCCGCTTCCCGAGAACCGTGCCTCCGTCGTCGCCCAGGGCGCGAACGTGGCGCATGCACTTGAGGATCTCGTCGAGGCGTCTGACGTGGTGATGCTCACCATCCCGAACGATGCCGTTCTCCGCCAGCTGACATTGGCGCCATCCGCTCTCGTCGAGCTGCTGAAGCCGGGCCAAATTCTCGTGGAGATGAGCACCGTTTCTCCGGAGCTCTCCGCCGAGGTCGCCGAAGCTCTCGGCCGCAAGGGTGTGGCTTATTTGCGCGCGCCCGTTTCCGGAAGCACCATCACCGCATCGTCCGGCATGCTGTCTGTCATGGTTTCGGGGCCGGAGGATGCCTATCGCAAGATCGAGCCCATCCTGGCAAGTTTCTCGTCCAAGCGTTTCTATCTCGGAGAGGGCGAGGAGGCGCGGTACCTCAAGCTGGTGCTGAATGCCCTGGTGGGGGCAACGGCCGCTTTGCTTGGAGAAGCGCTGACGCTCGGGCTGAAGGGAAATCTGTCGGTTGAGACTATGCTCAACGTCATCTGCGAAAGCGCGGTCGCCTCGCCGCTCATTGCCTACAAACGCGATCTGTTGGTCAACCGTAATTTCGATCCAGCATTCTCTGTCTCGCAAATGATGAAAGATTTCGATCTCATCCTGGGGGCGGCAAAATCGGACCATGTCCCGATGTATCTTGCCTCGATGATCCGGCAGCAGTACGAGGCCGCATTCGCCGACGGGCTTGCGGAAAAGGACTTCTTCGTTCTCTTCGAACAATATGAACGGCTTGCGGGTATGGCGCGGGAAAAGACTGCCGCGCCTCAGACCTTAAAAGCAATTTAG
- a CDS encoding glucose 1-dehydrogenase — MSGLVNNKVVIVTGAARGIGAGIAADLAEKGAHVVIADLNADAARQTASKISGSGGSAIAVAVDVSSRKGVKALIDETVSHFGRLDVMFNNAGISQTCPFLEVTEEDFDRIMKINGLGVLIGTQEAAKQMIAQGQGGKIINTASVAGKQGYPLFAHYCASKFAVVAITQAAARALAEHKITVNCFGPGVVKTELWEQLDREFMEHGLTEKPEQAINEFSQSILLGRVSLPKDIAGVTTFLASDASDYVTGQTVMVDGGMVLI, encoded by the coding sequence ATGAGTGGGTTGGTCAACAATAAGGTCGTCATCGTCACTGGAGCAGCGCGCGGAATAGGCGCTGGCATTGCCGCGGATCTCGCCGAGAAAGGCGCGCATGTCGTCATCGCCGACCTGAATGCCGACGCGGCGCGACAAACGGCTTCGAAAATCTCTGGTAGCGGCGGCAGCGCGATTGCGGTCGCCGTAGACGTTTCCAGCCGCAAAGGCGTCAAGGCCCTGATCGACGAGACCGTCTCGCACTTCGGCCGGCTGGACGTCATGTTCAACAATGCCGGCATCAGCCAGACTTGCCCGTTTCTTGAGGTCACGGAAGAAGATTTTGACCGGATCATGAAAATCAATGGTCTCGGCGTCCTGATCGGGACGCAGGAAGCCGCAAAGCAGATGATCGCGCAAGGCCAGGGCGGTAAGATCATCAATACCGCTTCGGTCGCCGGCAAACAGGGCTATCCGCTGTTTGCGCATTATTGCGCCTCCAAGTTCGCCGTTGTCGCGATCACTCAGGCCGCAGCCCGTGCGCTCGCCGAGCACAAGATCACTGTCAACTGCTTCGGGCCGGGCGTCGTCAAGACGGAGCTGTGGGAACAGCTCGACCGCGAATTCATGGAACATGGGCTGACGGAAAAACCGGAGCAGGCGATAAACGAATTTTCGCAATCGATCCTGCTCGGTCGTGTTTCACTGCCGAAGGACATCGCGGGCGTCACCACGTTCCTGGCATCCGACGCATCGGACTATGTCACCGGCCAGACCGTCATGGTCGATGGCGGCATGGTGCTGATCTGA
- a CDS encoding zinc-binding dehydrogenase: MKAVRYYSKKDIRVEDVPAPSGPLGDDMVLIEPLVCGICGTDLHEYIAGPIVTPATPNVYSGATLPQILGHEFSARVLEVGKNVTHVSPGSRVSIQPLVSPRDDYYGRRGLFHLSEKMAVVGLSWDWGGMGERAVINGYNAIPVPDTVSDVQAAMIEPAAVALYGVDRGRVTSGSSVLVSGVGPIGALVLLAAKAAGATKIFVSELNPNRRALAQQLVPEAVVFDPRETDTDKLFRDQTEEGVGVDVALECVGAEASLNLCAKAVRRRGTVVQVGLHVKPASVDAMLWALKDITVEATWCYPVQIWPRIASMIGTGIFPVEKVVTAQIAPEDVVEKGFEALLDPKATHMKILVNMKA, from the coding sequence ATGAAGGCTGTACGATATTACTCCAAGAAAGACATCCGGGTCGAAGATGTGCCAGCGCCAAGTGGCCCGCTCGGCGACGATATGGTGCTGATCGAGCCGTTGGTCTGCGGCATTTGCGGAACCGACTTGCATGAGTACATCGCGGGACCGATCGTGACGCCCGCCACGCCCAATGTCTATTCTGGCGCCACCCTGCCGCAGATCCTCGGCCATGAATTTTCTGCCAGGGTCTTGGAGGTGGGCAAGAATGTGACGCACGTTTCCCCAGGTTCGCGTGTGTCCATCCAGCCGCTCGTCTCGCCGCGCGACGATTATTACGGCCGGCGCGGCCTGTTCCACCTCAGCGAAAAGATGGCGGTAGTGGGGTTGTCCTGGGATTGGGGGGGCATGGGCGAACGAGCGGTCATCAATGGCTACAACGCCATTCCGGTGCCGGACACGGTCTCGGACGTTCAGGCGGCCATGATCGAGCCGGCCGCCGTCGCGCTCTACGGTGTCGACCGCGGCAGAGTGACCAGCGGCAGCAGTGTTCTCGTTTCCGGCGTCGGCCCGATCGGCGCGCTGGTCCTGCTGGCGGCCAAGGCGGCCGGTGCGACAAAGATCTTCGTGTCCGAGCTCAATCCGAACCGTCGCGCTTTGGCGCAACAGTTGGTCCCGGAAGCGGTCGTCTTCGATCCGCGCGAAACGGATACGGACAAGTTGTTCCGCGATCAGACAGAGGAGGGCGTGGGCGTCGACGTGGCACTCGAATGTGTTGGTGCCGAGGCGTCGCTCAACCTTTGCGCCAAGGCCGTGCGTCGTCGCGGCACCGTTGTGCAGGTCGGCCTGCATGTGAAGCCGGCTTCTGTCGACGCGATGCTTTGGGCGCTGAAGGATATCACCGTTGAGGCGACGTGGTGCTATCCCGTGCAGATCTGGCCCCGCATCGCCTCGATGATCGGCACCGGCATCTTCCCGGTCGAAAAGGTCGTCACGGCGCAGATCGCGCCGGAAGACGTGGTCGAAAAAGGCTTCGAAGCACTGCTCGATCCCAAGGCCACTCACATGAAGATCCTCGTGAACATGAAAGCCTGA
- a CDS encoding extracellular solute-binding protein encodes MNEYEMLRVIDFIEKTRRPFREVVEAADDDAIWLIVTFLIKSHIQSQTVSISTLGQESGLPYATSMRLINRLIDSGYILKVAKSSTGKSFALQPSEQLLRSFEIYARKTKSLLAQTLGLRAGEEEDEYYFGGTPLGSQIIPPMRLVQKRAESQIELRFLLNDDNYFSAMRNMWADFRNNLASRKNFDLLPLPDLYLRARENGAKPLSDYDVIAINMPWLGEFAESGVIRPIDQYIQKTGINPLDFHPSIWSSATWEGRDYGVPGYCTVELLAARKDLFSDTGLSFPKTFDDVINAGRKFHAPDEGMFGAVWDGARGMPIASSFLFFMGACGQPAISLRKTRSGFTLDGANLEELSCTILSDAGFSALDYMRRLMEISPPKILELAWDQTLAIFLKGKASLGYFWTMRAARFEYDVQSVVKRRVEYLPQPYGPGGTRASPIGGFLFCIPTNLPEERVELAADAIAWMASREAMKAHVKNGFPVAPRFSVSADPEAAASSPIVRFVDQLAKKNLLHTWQRPKIPQYTTIEKVLGEEIHDALLGNKSPRLALEHAAAQIEASLKSVQRTWPRQNVI; translated from the coding sequence GTGAACGAATACGAAATGCTGCGCGTCATCGATTTCATCGAGAAAACGCGCCGCCCATTCAGGGAGGTTGTCGAGGCGGCCGATGACGATGCGATCTGGTTGATCGTCACCTTCCTGATCAAATCGCACATACAGAGCCAGACCGTCTCGATCTCGACGCTCGGACAGGAATCCGGCCTTCCCTACGCGACCTCGATGAGACTGATCAACCGTCTGATCGACAGCGGCTATATTCTCAAAGTCGCCAAGAGTTCGACAGGCAAGAGCTTCGCGCTGCAGCCGAGCGAGCAACTGCTTCGGTCGTTCGAGATCTATGCCCGCAAGACGAAATCGCTCCTCGCGCAGACATTGGGGCTGCGTGCCGGTGAGGAGGAAGACGAGTATTACTTCGGGGGCACGCCCCTCGGCTCGCAGATCATTCCACCGATGAGGCTTGTCCAGAAGCGTGCCGAATCGCAGATCGAGCTTCGCTTTCTGCTGAACGACGACAATTACTTCTCTGCGATGCGGAACATGTGGGCCGACTTTCGCAACAACCTCGCGTCTCGAAAGAATTTCGACCTTCTGCCGCTTCCCGATCTTTATCTGCGCGCGCGCGAAAACGGTGCCAAACCGCTTTCCGACTACGACGTCATTGCCATCAACATGCCCTGGCTCGGAGAATTTGCTGAAAGCGGTGTTATCAGGCCGATCGATCAATATATCCAAAAGACCGGTATCAATCCGCTGGATTTCCATCCGTCCATCTGGTCGTCTGCGACCTGGGAGGGACGGGACTATGGCGTTCCGGGCTACTGCACCGTAGAACTTCTGGCCGCGAGGAAGGATCTGTTTTCCGACACCGGCCTATCCTTTCCCAAGACCTTCGACGACGTCATCAATGCCGGCCGCAAGTTTCATGCGCCGGACGAAGGCATGTTCGGAGCGGTGTGGGACGGCGCGCGGGGCATGCCGATCGCGTCGAGCTTCCTGTTTTTCATGGGCGCCTGCGGGCAGCCGGCGATCTCTCTGCGCAAGACCCGCTCCGGCTTCACGCTCGACGGCGCCAATCTGGAAGAGCTGAGCTGCACGATCTTGTCCGACGCCGGGTTCTCGGCCCTCGACTATATGCGCAGACTGATGGAAATCTCGCCGCCGAAAATCCTGGAGTTGGCTTGGGATCAGACCCTCGCAATCTTTTTGAAGGGCAAAGCGAGCCTCGGCTATTTCTGGACCATGCGCGCGGCCCGCTTCGAATATGACGTCCAGTCCGTCGTGAAGCGTCGGGTTGAATATCTGCCACAGCCCTACGGTCCTGGCGGCACGCGTGCCTCGCCAATCGGCGGCTTTCTCTTCTGCATTCCGACCAATCTACCGGAAGAAAGGGTGGAACTTGCCGCGGACGCAATAGCGTGGATGGCTTCCCGGGAAGCGATGAAGGCGCATGTGAAGAACGGATTTCCCGTCGCACCGCGCTTTTCGGTCAGCGCTGACCCGGAAGCTGCCGCAAGCTCCCCGATCGTCCGCTTCGTGGACCAGCTGGCAAAAAAGAACCTGCTGCATACCTGGCAGCGCCCCAAGATCCCACAATACACGACGATCGAGAAGGTTCTTGGCGAAGAAATCCACGATGCACTGCTTGGCAACAAATCGCCCAGGCTTGCTCTTGAACATGCCGCCGCGCAGATCGAAGCCAGCCTCAAATCCGTTCAGAGGACTTGGCCCAGGCAGAACGTCATTTAG